From one Electrophorus electricus isolate fEleEle1 chromosome 20, fEleEle1.pri, whole genome shotgun sequence genomic stretch:
- the acad9 gene encoding complex I assembly factor ACAD9, mitochondrial, with product MNLSRITVWSRAATLGKGVRLAAGVRRTGEEELATHLQPRRLIVSSARSLAYAKDLFLGKLNKNEVFPYPEISHEELEEINQFVPPVEKFFREDVNSKKIDEEAVIPQATLTGLKALGLFGIQVPEEYGGLGLSNTMYARLGEILSLDAAIAVTLSAHQAIGLKGILMAGTEQQKAKYLPRLASGEHMAAFCLTEPGSGSDAASIQTRATLTEDGKHFVLNGSKIWISNGGWADIMTVFARTEVLDADGQKKDKITAFIVERAFGGVSSGKPEDKLGIRGSNTCEVTFEDTKVPVENVIGEVGGGFKIAMNILNSGRFSMGSACAGMIKKLIEMAAEYAGTRKQFNKKLTEFGMVQEKFAIMAQNAFVMESMAYLTAGMMDRPGLPDCSVEAAMVKVFSSEGAWVCVSEALQVLGGVGYTKNYPFERFLRDCRILQIFEGTNEILRMYIALTGMQYAGKILTGKIKEMKRGSVGVVLEMLGKKVHGSLRRNQDLGLTGQDGLVHPSLTESAKMLEENAVLFGSTVESLLYRYGKTIVEEQLVLKRVADTLINIYAMTAVLSRSSRSISIGLRNHDHEVLLANNFCKEAYFKNNYWLVQLQKGSPENNDANIKKIAQAVLEKRAYICSHPLDRTY from the exons ATGAACCTCAGCAGAATAACTGTTTGGTCAAGGGCCGCAACGCTCGGGAAAGGCGTGCGTCTTGCTGCGGGGGTGAGACGCACGGGCGAGGAGGAGCTAGCAACCCACCTTCAGCCACGTCGCTTGATCGTGTCGAGTGCGAGGAGTCTGGCGTACGCGAAGGATCTTTTCTTGGGGAAGCTGAACAAG AATGAGGTCTTTCCCTACCCGGAGATTAGTCATGAGGAATTGGAAGAGATCAATCAATTCGTCCCGCCAGTCGAGAAGTTTTTCAGGGAAGACG TTAATTCGAAGAAGATTGACGAAGAGGCCGTGATCCCCCAGGCGACGCTGACTGGGCTGAAGGCCCTGGGTCTGTTCGGCATCCAGGTGCCCGAGGAGTACG GGGGCCTTGGCCTCTCAAACACGATGTATGCCAGATTAGGAGAGATCCTGTCCCTCGATGCAGCTATCGCTGTCACGCTGTCAGCACATCAGGCCATTGGGTTGAAG GGTATCCTGATGGCTGGGACGGAGCAGCAGAAAGCGAAGTACCTCCCCCGCTTGGCTTCGGGAGAGCACATGGCGGCCTTCTGTCTGACGGAACCCGGGAG CGGAAGTGATGCAGCGTCGATCCAGACCCGAGCGACACTCACAGAGGACGGGAAGCACTTCGTACTCAACGGCTCGAAG ATCTGGATCTCCAACGGCGGCTGGGCAGACATCATGACCGTGTTTGCCCGGACGGAGGTGCTGGACGCGGACGGGCAAAAGAAAGATAAGATCACAGCATTCATCGTGGAGAGGGCATTCGGGGGGGTGAGCAGCGGCAAGCCAGAGGACAAGCTGGGAATCCGGGGCTCCAACa cGTGCGAGGTGACGTTTGAAGACACGAAGGTCCCAGTCGAGAACGTGATTGGTGAGGTTGGCGGAGGGTTCAAG ATTGCCATGAACATCCTGAACAGTGGGAGGTTCAGCATGGGCAGTGCTTGTGCAGGCATGATCAAAAAGTTGATCG AGATGGCGGCGGAGTATGCCGGCACCAGGAAACAGTTCAACAAGAAGCTCACAGAGTTCGGAATGGTTCAG GAGAAGTTTGCCATCATGGCCCAGAATGCCTTTGTGATGGAGAGCATGGCATACCTGACGGCTGGGATGATGGACCGGCCCGGACTTCCCGACTGCTCAGTGGAGGCGGCTATGGTGAAG GTGTTCAGCTCGGAGGgggcctgggtgtgtgtgagcgaggcACTGCAGGTTCTGGGTGGTGTGGGATACACCAAGAACTACCCCTTCGAGCGCTTCCTCAGGGACTGTCGCATCCTGCAGATTTTTGAG gGCACCAATGAGATCTTGAGGATGTACATAGCGCTCACAGGAATGCAGTACGCTGGCAAAATACTcacaggaaaaataaa GGAGATGAAAAGAGGGAGCGTGGGTGTGGTACTTGAGATGCTAGGGAAGAAAGTGCACGGCTCTCTGAGGAGGAACCAAGACCTGGGCCTGACCGGCCAAGACGGCCTGGTGCACCCGAGTCTAACG GAGAGTGCTAAGATGTTAGAGGAGAATGCGGTGCTCTTTGGTTCCACCGTGGAAAGCCTACTGTACAGATACGGAAAG ACCATCGTGGAGGAGCAGCTGGTGTTGAAGCGTGTGGCTGATACACTGATTAACATCTACGCCATGACGGCAGTCCTGTCCCGATCCAGCCGTTCCATCAGCATTGGCCTGCGCAATCATGACCACGAG